The window GTGCCTGTCGGATATTTACTTTAGTTCACTAAACTAAAATATTCGGTAGCCTGAAAGAAGTTCACCGCAGGCAGGAGGAAGGCGGTGCAGCGGAGAAGGGGGCGACGGGGCATGGACAGCGGGGACAGCGACACGGCAGGGGACGGCAGCGACCTCGGACGGCAGCTCAGCACCGCCGTCGTGCTCTTCCACGAGGCCGTCGGCCAACGCCTGGGACTGCGCGCGCTCGACCACCGCGCGCTGGGCCTGATCGAACGACAGGGCCCGCTCACGGCGGGCGCGCTGGCCGAGCTGACCGGCCTGACCCCCGGAGCCGTCACCGGACTCGTCGACCGGCTGCACCGCCTGGGCTACGTGCAGCGCGTCCCCGACCCCGCCGACCGGCGGCGCGTGCTCGTCTCTGCGGACGTCGAGGCGCGGCCCGACCCCGCCGACGCCTTCGCGGGGCTGTCGCGGGCGATGGGCGAACTGATGGCCGGGTACGACGAGGCCGAACTCGCCGTGATCACCGACTACGTCACGAAGACCATCGACATCCTGCACACGCAGACCCGGCGGCTCAGCGAGCCCGAACCAGGGGCGTGACCGGCAGCAGGACCGTGATCCCCGCCCCGGGAGAACAGCGGCCTCCGGGAGAACAACGACCTCCGGGAGCGCTTCGGAGACTCCGGCCGTTCCAGGGGGAACACCGCCACCGCGGCCGGGAACGCGGCCGGGGTCGGCGGTTCAGCGCGCGTACTGGCGGCACTCTCCCGTGAACACCGAACCCAGTTCCGCGCGCAACGCCTCCCGGGCACGCTCGGCGGCTCCCGGCCCGCCCCGGTAGACCTGGGTGGCCAGCCCCTCGGCCACGGCGGCGACGCGGGCGGCGGACGCGGCGGCGTCCACGTCCGCCTCCACCTCACCGCACTCCACGCCGTTGCGCACCGCTCGGGCGATCTCGGCGTGCAGCGCGTCCGCCGTGCGCGCGTCCACCTCGGCCAGGGCCGGGTTCTCCAGGGCCCGTCCGGCGAAGACGCGGATCACCCGGAATTCCGCCCGGCGGGGCTCGTCCAGGGGCAAGTGCTCGGCCAGCGCGGCCAGCAGGATCCCGGAAATGGTCCTCTCGTGCCGGGCGCCCTCGCTGACCACGTCCGCGACGCGGGTGGCGACGGCCGTGCTGACCCGCTCGAACGCGTGCAGGAGCATGTCGTCCTTGGACGGGAAGTAGTGCTGCACGAGCCCGACGGAGATCCCCGCGCGCGCGGCCGTGCGGGCCACGGTCACGGCGTCCAGCCCCCGTTCGGCGATCAGCTCGCACACGGCGCCGGTGATCTGCGTGCGCCTCTGGGCGTGGTCTGCGGTTCTCGGCACCGGATAACCGTATCATGGTACGGTCATAATCGTATGGATATACGGTTATCGAAAGGCCCCCTCATGCCCCTCCCCCTCACCCACGTCCCCCTCGCCCTGCTGCTCGCCCTGTCCCCCGTGGTCACAGCCCCACCGGACGACGCGGCTCCCAATGACCCCGCCGCGATGGACGCCTACGTCCAGGAACGCATGGCCGCCACCAACACCCCCGGACTGGCCTACGCCGTGGTCGGCCCCGGGGGCGTCGAGCACCGGGGGACCTTCGGCGTGGACGGCGACGGCGCCCCGGTGGACGAGCACACCCCGTTCCTGTGGGGGTCGGTGGCCAAGCCCGTGACCGCCACCGCCGCACTGGTCCTTGCCGGGGAGGGGCGTCTGGACCTGGACGCCCCGGTCGAGGAGTACCTGCCGGTCTTCGCGGAGTTCGGCGCCGACCCCACCGTGCGCGACCTGCTCACCCAGACCTCGGGGCTCACCGGGCGCACCGCCGCAGCCACCAGCGACCTCTACGGCGAGGGGGCCCCGGACCTGGACGCGCGGATGGCGCGCGTCGCCGCCTCGGAGCCGGGGACCCCGGGCACGCACGAGTACAGCAGCGCGAACTACCTCGTGCTGGGCGCCGTCATGGAGGAGGTGACCGGCGACTTCCACGGGTACCTGCGCGAGAGCGTCCTGGAACCGACGGGGATGGACGGCGTCTTCGCCAGCGCGGCCCAGGCGCGGGAGGCCGGGCTGAGCCCGGGGCACCGCACGCTGTGGGGCGTGCCGGTGGCCGACGCCGACGGTGTGGACGACGAGGGAGCCGCCTACGGCTACCTGGGCGGGGACGTCACCGACCTGGCCGCGTTCGCGCGGGCGCAGGTGGCGGCGGAGCCGCCCGTGCTGGACGCCGCCGCACTGGAGGAGGCCCGCACGGGGCTGGTCCCGGTCCCCGGTTCGGCGCAGGAGTACGGCCTGGGATGGCGCGACACCGCCCTGTCCGACCTGGGTGAGCCGATCGTCTTCCACGGCGGTTCGACCCCGGGGTACGCGGCGATCGTGGTGGTGCTGCCCGAACGCGGGAGGGCGGTGGTGGTCCTCCAGAACACCTACGACATGCTGCGCGACAACGGAATCCAGGCGGTCGCCTTCGGGCTGGCCCACATGCTCGCGGGCGGGGACTCCCCCTCCTCCCCCGGCACCGACCCGCTGTACCTGGCGTCGGTGTGGACGCCCACGGCAGCCGCGGCGGCGCTGGGCGCGGGCGCCGTCGCGGCCGTGCGGGTGCGGCGGCCCCGCGGGTGGGCGACCGCGCTGTGGTCGGCGCTGGGGCTGGTCGCGGTGGCCGCCGCGGTGGGGGTGGCGGTGAGCCACGGCCCGCGCCCGGCCCTGACGTGGCTTCCCGACGTGACGGCGGCGACGCTGGCGGCGGGTGCGCTCGGCGCGGCCGTCGTGGTCCTGCGTCTGCTGGCGCACCGGCGCGGCGCCCGATCCCGGGACTGACCCCCGGCGCACAGGGCGACGCCACTGTCGTGGCCCCGCACCCTCTGGCACACCGGCGCGACACCCGACCCCGGACCGGCCCCCAACGCACGGGGCGGCCCCGCCGCGGCCCGCCCGGCGGGCCCGGCCGCGGCGGGGCGCGCTCAGATCCGGTCGAGGAAACCGCCGTCCACCATCAGGTTCTGTCCGGTGACGTAGGCCGCGGCCGGGCTGGCCAGGAAGGCCACCGCGCGGGCGACCTCGTCGGGGTGGCCGAGGCGGCCGTAGGGGATGCGCTCGCGGACGGACTCGTAGAACCCCGGGTCGCTTTCGCGGCGGCGCGCCCAGCCCCCGCCCGGGAACTCGATCGGGCCGGGCGAGACGGTGTTGACCCGCACCCCCTCCCCCGCCCAGGCGCGGGCCAGCGAGGACGCGTGGTGGTTGAGCGCGGCCTTGACCGCGCCGTAGGAGCGCGGTCCGGCGGGCACGGTGGTGTGCAGGGCCGAGGTGCTGGAGATCAGCACCACCGAGCCGCCGCGCTCGGAGGCCAGCAGGTGGGGTTTGGCCGCTTCGGTCAGGCGCACGAAGGGCATCAGGTCGGCCGCGAAGCCGCGCTCCCACTGGTCGGGGGTGGGCGCGCTGCCGCCGGAGACGTTGGACACCAGCACGTCCAGGCCGCCGAGTTCGGCCACCGCGCCCTCGACGAAGGAGGGCAGCGCGTCGTGGTCGGTGACGTCCAGGGCGCGCGAGAACACGCGGGCGCCG is drawn from Nocardiopsis dassonvillei subsp. dassonvillei DSM 43111 and contains these coding sequences:
- a CDS encoding serine hydrolase domain-containing protein; translated protein: MPLPLTHVPLALLLALSPVVTAPPDDAAPNDPAAMDAYVQERMAATNTPGLAYAVVGPGGVEHRGTFGVDGDGAPVDEHTPFLWGSVAKPVTATAALVLAGEGRLDLDAPVEEYLPVFAEFGADPTVRDLLTQTSGLTGRTAAATSDLYGEGAPDLDARMARVAASEPGTPGTHEYSSANYLVLGAVMEEVTGDFHGYLRESVLEPTGMDGVFASAAQAREAGLSPGHRTLWGVPVADADGVDDEGAAYGYLGGDVTDLAAFARAQVAAEPPVLDAAALEEARTGLVPVPGSAQEYGLGWRDTALSDLGEPIVFHGGSTPGYAAIVVVLPERGRAVVVLQNTYDMLRDNGIQAVAFGLAHMLAGGDSPSSPGTDPLYLASVWTPTAAAAALGAGAVAAVRVRRPRGWATALWSALGLVAVAAAVGVAVSHGPRPALTWLPDVTAATLAAGALGAAVVVLRLLAHRRGARSRD
- a CDS encoding TetR/AcrR family transcriptional regulator; the protein is MPRTADHAQRRTQITGAVCELIAERGLDAVTVARTAARAGISVGLVQHYFPSKDDMLLHAFERVSTAVATRVADVVSEGARHERTISGILLAALAEHLPLDEPRRAEFRVIRVFAGRALENPALAEVDARTADALHAEIARAVRNGVECGEVEADVDAAASAARVAAVAEGLATQVYRGGPGAAERAREALRAELGSVFTGECRQYAR
- a CDS encoding MarR family winged helix-turn-helix transcriptional regulator codes for the protein MDSGDSDTAGDGSDLGRQLSTAVVLFHEAVGQRLGLRALDHRALGLIERQGPLTAGALAELTGLTPGAVTGLVDRLHRLGYVQRVPDPADRRRVLVSADVEARPDPADAFAGLSRAMGELMAGYDEAELAVITDYVTKTIDILHTQTRRLSEPEPGA
- a CDS encoding SDR family NAD(P)-dependent oxidoreductase, encoding MDLGLKGARVAVTGASRGIGRAIAQLFAVEGADLAICARTPEPLSEAARELEETGARVFSRALDVTDHDALPSFVEGAVAELGGLDVLVSNVSGGSAPTPDQWERGFAADLMPFVRLTEAAKPHLLASERGGSVVLISSTSALHTTVPAGPRSYGAVKAALNHHASSLARAWAGEGVRVNTVSPGPIEFPGGGWARRRESDPGFYESVRERIPYGRLGHPDEVARAVAFLASPAAAYVTGQNLMVDGGFLDRI